The Streptomyces sp. NBC_00236 DNA window CCGAATCCGTCGCCGTTGGTCGTCTCGACGCCGAGGTGCGAGTGCAGACTCTGGTCGATGAGCGAATGTTCCGGTTTGTAGAGGAGGTCGCTGAGCACGACACTCGTGCCGGAGTAGGCCAGCCATCTGCACATGAGCGGCGCCCTTCCCGAGGTGGAGGTGCAGAAACGGTCCCGGCGTACTGGGCCTCGCCACGGTCCCGGCGCGCCCGGGTGTCGTTGTTCTGTCCACGCTACCGACTCGGTGAAGCGGTCGCCCGGCAGCCGGTACCAGCAGGGAGTCTCCGGAAGCCGAGCCCGTCGGCGCCTCGCACGAAGTCCCTAGGCCCGCGCCGCGAGGTGCTGTTCCGCCGCCAGCACCGCATCGTGCACGCCGGTTCTGCCCAGCAGCACGCACAGCGTGTATGCGGCATCGTCCAGTGCCTGCCGCGCGCGCATGTCGGACGGGGCGTCGGTCAGCCGGGCCTGGCAGCCCCGGAACTCCGCCAGGACCTCGGCGGTCCGGGCGTGGCTCGGCATCAGTCCGATGTGCGTGGTCCTGGGCTGTACGGCGCGCGCCGCCGCCACGGCACGGTGCAGCGCCCGCTCGACACGCACAGGCATCGCGACGCCACGTGAGTCGGCGGCCATGGCGGCGGCCACCTCCGCCGAGGTGACGCCCGCCGCCTTCGCCGCCGCGCCGAGCACCCGCCCGGCATCCCGGGCCGAGCACGGAATCGCCGCCATGACCGTGCCGACCGCCCACGCGGCCCTGGGCTCGTCGATGGGGGGCTGTGCTGCGGGAGCCGCCACGTCGGGCGAGGTGTTCCCTCCGCCGGGCTCGGGGTTGCGCGGAATGCGGGCAGACATCATCAGGGCCGTTTCTCGACGGGGCGACGGAGGAGTTCCGCGGCTGGGGGGTCCGCGACGACCGGGACGGGGACGCGCCGGTCATCGCCCGCCCCCCTGCGCTCATTTCCGAAACATGACACCCGGAACAGGAGTGCGCCCGTGGACCAAGCCGCTCGGGTGACCGTCCCCGGCCCATGCCGCCCGGTCGACGGCTCGGCTCCGTGCCCGGTACGAGGAATGCGCGGTACACGGGGCGCGGTCCGGGTGCGGCGGGGGTGCGGGCGTGCACACAGTTGCTGGGGAGACCCGGCGGTCGGGCCGCACCGGCCGGAGAGGAACACGGCGGCCTGCCGGAACGGCGGTCCGCGTTTCCCCTCGGCTCCGGGGACCCCACTGAGCGGACGACGGGTCGCAGTCGGGACCCGTTGGCGGCTTCCCTCATCAAGCAAGGAGTCTTCGATGCCGGCCCTCGGAACGACGATGCCGGTCACCGGCGCACCCTGCTGGGTGAGCCTGGCGACGCCCGCCCCACCCGCGGCCCGGTCGTTCTACGCACGGGTGATGGGATGGGAGTTCCGCGAGAGTTCCCTCGGACGCGACTTCTCGCTCGCCGTGGCGGACGGCGAGCCTGTCGCAGGCCTGGGGTACTGCCACGGCCGTGGCCTCGCTGCCCGCTGGACGCCGTACTTCGCCGTGACGGACGCCGACGAGACCGCGGACCGGGTCAGGGAGAGGGGGGCCACACTCGCCGTCGGGCCCGCACGGCTGGGCGGAGGGCGTGCCGCCCTCGCGGCGGACCGGGACGGGGCCGCCTTCGGCTTCTGGGAGGGGCCTGCCCTGGCCTGGACGGTGGGGCGGGGCAGCGCTCCCGCCCGTCTGGACCTCATGACGCGTCATGCCTTCGAGGCGGCCATCTTCTACGCCGGGGTCTTCGACTGGGCGAAGCCGAGCGGCGGCTGCACGGTGGACTACGCGCAGGACCACGTCGTGGTTCAGGTGGCCGGACACACCGTCGCCACGTTGCGGGGCGGCGGCGTGGAATCCGCACCGGATCCGAAGATGCGGCCGAGGTGGGTGGTGGACTTTCACGTGGCGGACAGCCGGGCGACCGCGGCGGCGGCCGATGCGGCCGGCGGGCAGTCCTCGCCGGCCCCTCCCCCACTCGGCTGCTCCAAGGACGCCTACATCATCCGCGATCCCGGCGGCGCCCTGTTCACCGTCTCCGGGGCCGGCGGGCCCTGACGGCGGAGACCCGCTGAGCGGCGAGGGGCGCGTGAGCCGCCCGCCGGATCAGTGGCTGGTGAGCTCTCCGGAGAGCTTCCCGTGGAGGTGTGCGCTGGAATCGTTGAGGCCGATGATCTCGACGGTCTTGCCGCGCTGGGCGTACTTCGTCTCGATGGCGTCGAGGGCGGCCACGGAGGAGGCGTCCCAGATGTGGGCGGCGGAGAGGTCGATGACGACGCGCTGGGGGTCGCCCGCGTAGTCGAACCGGCCGACGAGATCGTTGGAGGAGGCGAAGAACAGCTCGCCGTTCACGGAGTAGACGACGGCGCTGCCGTCGGGGTCGGTGACCGCGGTGACGTCGGCGAGGCGGGCGACGCGCCGGGCGAAGATGACCATCGCGGTGACGGTGCCGACGACGACGCCGATGGCGAGGTTGTGGGTGGCGACGACCACGATCACGGTGATGACCATGACGGCGATCTCGCCCGCGGGCATGCGCCTGAGGGTCTTGGGGGCGATGGAGTGCCAGTCGAAGGTCGCGAACGACACCATGACCATGACGGCGACCAGGGCGGCCATGGGAATGTCGGACACCACCGGGCCGAAGACGATGCACAGCACCATCAGGAAGGAACCGGCGAGGAAGGTGGACAGCC harbors:
- a CDS encoding DUF5133 domain-containing protein, translating into MMSARIPRNPEPGGGNTSPDVAAPAAQPPIDEPRAAWAVGTVMAAIPCSARDAGRVLGAAAKAAGVTSAEVAAAMAADSRGVAMPVRVERALHRAVAAARAVQPRTTHIGLMPSHARTAEVLAEFRGCQARLTDAPSDMRARQALDDAAYTLCVLLGRTGVHDAVLAAEQHLAARA
- a CDS encoding VOC family protein → MPALGTTMPVTGAPCWVSLATPAPPAARSFYARVMGWEFRESSLGRDFSLAVADGEPVAGLGYCHGRGLAARWTPYFAVTDADETADRVRERGATLAVGPARLGGGRAALAADRDGAAFGFWEGPALAWTVGRGSAPARLDLMTRHAFEAAIFYAGVFDWAKPSGGCTVDYAQDHVVVQVAGHTVATLRGGGVESAPDPKMRPRWVVDFHVADSRATAAAADAAGGQSSPAPPPLGCSKDAYIIRDPGGALFTVSGAGGP